The genomic interval GATGTTCAATTTTAAAGTCATCCTTGTACCTGGCATTTACATAGGCTTTGTATAAAAGCTGGAACAAATCTTTATCTTTTCGAGTACTGAAGGGATGTGCATCATATAATTTAGGGGCGCATTGCCGTGTGAAGCGCAGTAACCTTCTCAGGTTATGGGTGACGTAGTTATGACCGGTGAGAGCATAAAGAATCGCGCGAAGGCAATGCTCGGCAGCCTGGTGAAGCATAAAAGCTGCAATATCTGCCACTCGTATTTGTGAAAAATGACCGGCTCCATCCAGGAATAACCGGGCGATACGAAATGTTTTATAAAAATCTTCCTGGGCTTTGATTTTCATAACTTCTAGATTGGTAATAATGCTAATCGGTAGCGGGAACCGACCGTCATCATACACCATGTTTTCTGTAGTGCACACCAGTGAATAAAATATATGCCCTTCTCTAATCAGCCTGTAAATTTCGACTGCTTTGGAAAAACTGATCATAACATCAGCAATATCCTTGCAGGCAGTTTCAATGGTTTCCTGAAGTTCTTTATGTGGTTGCTGTGACTTTCCGGGTAGCAAAATCAGTAGATCATATTGGGAAGCATGGCCAGCGTTGTCGTTTCCCCGAGCATCCAGCAGGAATATCTTTTCAGCCTCCGTTACTTTAACAATAATGTCAATAATCCTTTCAAGCGGATCTCCTTCCGGTTGCAGTACTTCAGGGGTGAGTGGAATGATAGGTGTTTCTGTTTTTGTATCATCTTCAGTATCTATTGGCCCTACGGATTCATTTCCAAGGATTAGCCAGGCCGCTTCAATCAGCTTTTCAATATTATCGTGCAGGGTGACATATTCCAGGGCCTCCACATCTTCTGCACGTAGCGCATCGGTTAGCCATTCCTTGAGGCATAATCGGATATCTGAAAGCGTATACCAGGTGAAGAATTCTTTCAGGATATGACGAGGATTGTTTATTTCATTACAGGTGAGCCTAAAAGGTTGTTGGTGCCATGCTGGCCAATTGGATAGTATTCGCTTGTTTAATGGAGTGTTCATTTGGAAAAGTTTAAAGGTGAATGCGTATGGGTGGAAAACGGGCGGTTAGCCTCTATGGGCAATAAAGCATTGTTTCAGTTATGAGGATGATAGCTGATTACGGATATGCTTAAAAAATCAGAGAATTAGAAGATAGTCAACTCAGTTATAACGGAGTGTGAGGCTTTCCTGGGGGAATAACTTGTAAAGGCGTAGAAAATGTCGTTAAGAAGCTTATATGCTTTGTGTAAGTAAAGGCAGATGTTTGTTTGACAGGTAGTATTGAGCAATGCATATAATTGCATTTGAATCAAAGGGAAATTAGGTGCACTTGTAAAGACTACCTTGCAGGGAGTGAAATAAAATTGCGTGGGTTAGTCCTTATCGATTCTGAAGGGCTGCGACACCCCAAATCACGAATAAGAACGCCCACGCAATAGCGTGAGCGATTTACTTATTTCTCGTGATTTTTGAAAGGTCGCAGTTTTCAGAATCGAGAATAAAGCAAACACGCTTAAAATATCTTATGTGTTCGCAAAAATAGAGTCTAGTTATCTAACTATCGTCAATAAGTTGTTTTAGTGTAAATGCCATATTGAGCTTAAAGATAAACATTGGTTATTAAATAACCAACAATAGCTTATTAATAACCAATATTGATAATTTAAAAAATACCTAATAATTTGCTAGTCAACCTTATAGAATAAACGATGGCAAAAAAGGAGAAAGTTAATTTAAACAGGCTCAGGATTGTACTGGCTGAAAAGAATAAAACCAACAGGTGGTTAGCTGATCAATTAGGGGTAACTGAAGGTACTGTATCCAAATGGGCTACCAATACACATCAACCTTCTCTTGAAACACTTTATCAGGTTTCTTTATTGTTCAAAATAGATATACATGAGTTGATTGAGTCGACGATCCCTAAAAAGTGAAGTTATACAGCTTATACTTGATGAGTAAATTCATAACTTGAAAGTTATTTTTAATTTATAATGGCAAAACAAAAAGGAAAAACAGAAGAACCGGTAGAAAAGCAGTCGCTTGGAAAGCTCGAAGCGTCGCTTTGGAAAGCAGCCGATAAGCTACGTAAAAATATCGATGCTGCAGAATACAAACACATTGTATTAGGTCTCATATTCCTAAAATATATCTCCGATGCTTTTGAGGAATTGTACGCGAAACTGAAAGCGGATGAAGCTAACGGCGCAGATCCTGAAGACAAAGACGAATACAGGGCTGAAAACGTGTTTTTTGTACCCAAGGAAGCTCGCTGGGCGTTCCTCCGCTCCAAAGCTAAGTTGCCAGAAATTGGTAAGTTCGTTGATTCGGCCATGGATGCCATTGAAAAGGAAAACAATTCATTAAAAGGTGTTTTGCCCAAAGTATTTGCTCGCCAGAACCTGGACCCAACTAGTTTGGGCGAACTGATTGACTTGGTGGGTAATATTGCCCTTGGCGATGTAAAAGCCCGAAGTGCCGATGTGTTAGGACATGTATTTGAATATTTCCTGGGTGAGTTTGCCTTAGCTGAAGGTAAGAAGGGCGGACAGTTCTATACACCACGTAGCGTGGTTGAGTTATTGGTAGAAATGCTGGAGCCCTATAAAGGTCGCGTGTTTGACCCTTGTTGCGGTTCTGGCGGTATGTTTGTTCAGTCTGAAAAATTTGTGGCTGACCATCAAGGGAGAGTAAACGATATTTCCATATACGGTCAGGAAAGTAACCAAACAACCTGGCGACTGGCGAAGATGAACCTGGCCATCCGAGGCATCGACAGTTCACAGGTAAAATGGAATAGCGAAGGTTCTTTTCTCAACGATGCCCATAAAGACCTAAAAGCAGATTACATCATAGCCAACCCACCATTTAACGTGAGTGATTGGGGGGGCGAGTTGATGCGTACCGATGGCCGCTGGCAATACGGTGTGCCTCCCGTAGGTAATGCCAATTTTGCCTGGTTGCAACATTTCATTTACCATCTTTCGCCTTCCGGCCAGGCGGGGGTAGTGCTGTCCAAGGGAGCTCTTACCTCCAAAACGAGCGGCGAAGGAGATATTCGAAAAGCATTAGTCGAAGCTGGTTTAATCGATTGCATTGTAAATCTGCCTGCTAAGCTCTTCCTCAATACGCAGATACCTGCTGCCCTCTGGTTCTTGGGTCGCAATCGTAAGAACGGTAAGTACCGCAACCGCAATCAGGAAATTCTTTTTATCGATGCACGCAACCTCGGACATCTAATCAATCGCCGTACACGCGAGCTTTCGCTTGAGGACATACAAAAAATTGTCGAGACGTATCATAATTGGCGTAATCCTAAGGGTAAATATGAGGATATACCCGGCTTCTGCGCCTCAGCACTTATAGATAAGGTAAGATCTCTGGATTATGTACTCACCCCTGGGCGCTATGTAGGGTTACCTGATGAGGAAGACGACTTCAACTTTAACGAACGCTTCAATGTCCTCAAAGTCGAATTGGAATTGCAGTTGAAAGAGGAAGTACGATTAAATAAAATTATTGCTGATAACCTTTTAAAGATTCAGACGAATGAATGAGTGGAAGGAGTATAAATTAGGAGAAATTTTAAATCTTATTACAAAAGGAACAACTCCTCCAAAAGGCGTTGGCTTTGTTGACAAAGGAATAAATTATATCAAATCCGACGCTATTGGTTATGATCGAAAATTTGACAAGTCGAAAATTGTGCAAATAGACAATAAGACTCATGAAAAATTTAAAAGGTCACAATTAGCTGAAGACGATATATTATTTTCAATGGCTGGTATTTATTTAGGAAAAAATGCAATAGTACCAAAGGATATTTTGCCTGCTAATACCAATCAAGCCCTTGCTATACTTAGAATTAATCAAGAAATAGCTTCCCCATCTTATGTCAGCTTATATCTAAGTCAGCAGAACGTTGTTGAATTTGTAAATAATATGTCGGGCCAGTCAGCGCAACCCAATTTAAATTTTGAAGAAATTAAGAGTATAGAAATACAATTACCTTCCCTTCCAGAACAAAAAGCCATTTCCTCTATTCTCAACAGCTTAGACGACAAAATTGAACTACTGCATCGCCAGAACGCTACCCTGGAAAAAATGGCTGAAACGCTATTCCGGCAGTGGTTTGAGGTGGAGGCTAAGGAGGATTGGGAAGATACGACGCTTCAACAACATACAGATACTGTTAGGGGACTTAGCTATAAAGGAAGTGGATTGGCTGAAATTGGCAAGGGGTTACCGATGCATAATCTTAATTCCGTTAATGAAGGGGGAGGATACAAATATGAAGGTATAAAATTTTACACTGGTGAATATAAAGACCGGCATATTATATTCCCCGGTGAAATCATAGTAACAAATACAGAGCAGGGACATGAATTCAGATTAATAGGGTTTCCTGCTATTGTGCCGAATTCGTTTGGCAATAAAGGGCTTTTTAGTCAACATATTTATAAATTAGTGCCTAAGGAAGATTCATATTTATCAAGGCAATACATTTATTACTTGTTACTGAGTTCTAATATGAGAGAGCAAATCATTGCCGCTACCAATGGATCAACAGTTAACATGCTTGCAATTGATGGCTTACAAAGACCTGAATTTAAATTACCGCCACAATCTTTAGTTAAGAAATTTACTGAGATTGTATCAAAGTATTGGGAAAAGAAAGATTTAAATCAAACCCAAATCCGCACCCTCACTGCTCTGCGTGACGCCTTGTTACCAAAGTTAATGAGCGGAGAAGTAAGAGTTCAAATAAATTAAAATGGCAAAAATAACTCCTGAAAATATTGAGTTGTATTGTGTAAGGGCAGATTTCGGCACGTATACTCGACAGTTTATAGAAGGTAGTTATGTAGCGATTGGTTGGCTGGTAGAATATAATTTATCTGAAATAAAAAGCCGGGATGAGCTATATCCATTATACAAATCAACATATCCCAAGGATACTAGCAATGTAGTGGTTGGGCAGCAGGTAGGCCAGATAGCAAGGTTTCTTTTGGAAATAAAAGCTGGCGATTATGTGATTACACCTGCTCAAAATACAGAGTACATTTATTATGGCATTATAGATGAAAATGCTTATTACTTTTCCGATGGTGCAGATGGCTGTCCTTATTTACACCGCAAGAAAGTAAAGTGGAACAAAGAACCCATCCAAAGAAGTCAGTTTTCCGTTCCTTTCCAAAATACTATTCGGTCATCCCTCACAGTTTTTTATATTAGTCATAAAAAGAACTTCTTTAGTACTATTGGTAAGCCGGAACTGGTACCAGAAAGCGAAAAAAAAATCGAATTCGACTATTATACATCTATATTAAATCGCATTCTTGAATTAGACGATAAAGAGTTTGAAATCCTGATAACTCATATTCTCAATGCCTTAGGATTTGAAGGCTCTGAGCATCAAGGTAAAGTAGGGGATGGTGGGGTGGATGCCACAGGTGAACTTAATGTGGCTAATATGGCTAAAATCAAACTTTTTGTTCAGGCTAAGCGGTACAAGTTAGGGTCAAGAATTAACGCCAATGTAGTAAAAGCGTTGCGGGCCAATATTCCAGCAGGCGGCCAGGGCGCATTCATTACCACTGCAGATTTTCAAAAGCAGGCAAAGGATATAGCTGTAGAACAGGGCTTCCCTAGAATAGGATTAATTAATGGTCCTCAATTGGTAGATATTTTGGCTGAGCATTGGGGCGAAATACCGGTTGAATTTAAAGTAAAACTAAACCTAAAAATTGGACTGGTACCTAACTAATGGATAAGTTGAAAAAAGTCATAGAGCAATATGGACGTTGGTCGGAGCTAACAATTCTTATTTTAAGGATTGAGGCGCATATCGAATCCGATTTTAGCAATTCTCTCGAAAATGCTAAATCACTTCTGGAAACAATCGGAAAAGAAATTTGTACTTTAAAAGGTCACACGTTAAATCCTAATTCGACAATAAATGGAGTTTTAAAAAATGCGTTTTCTGTTTTGGGTTATAGTAATACGAACTTGGTAAATCAAATTTCTTCAGCATTGGCGACTATTGGTCAACAAGTTGGAGAGCTAAGGAATGAAATTGGTATCACGTCTCATGGTAGATCCTTAGCAGAAATCAGGGAAAGAAATAACCGTGTAAATATTCTGACCAGGGAATTCTTGATAAATACAGTCGAAATTATCTCCTGCTTCTTAATCCGGAGTTTTGAAAATGAGAATCCGAGACAACCCAATGAGGCTACGGAAAATGCTGTCAACTATTTGGAAGCAGAAGATTTTAACGAATTTTGGGATGATGCATTTGGTGAGTTTCAAATGGGGACATATTCCTACGCAGCAAGCGAGATTCTGTTTAACGTAGATAAACAGGCATATATTAATGAATACAATTCCTTTACACAAGGCGAAACTACCGAAGAATGACCAGGATTACCGAAAATAGTATAGAAGCCTATGCCATTGAGTTGCTGGATAGATGTGGCTACGAGTACATCTATGCCCCCGACATTGCTCCCGATAGTGAAACACCTGAAAGAAGCAATTTTGAACAAGTATTGCTTATAGAGCGTCTGCAACAGGCTGTCCGTAAGATCAATCCTTACATTCCTCCTGATGCACAGCAAGAAGCCCTCCGTGAAATACAACGAATTACTTCACCCGAATTGATAGCTAATAACGAGGCTTTTCATCGCCTGCTTACCGAAGGTATTCCCGTTACAAAATGGGTGGACGGCGAAGACCGGGGCGACAGGGTTTGGCTTATTGATTTCAATAACCCGTATAATAATGAATTTGTAGTAAGTAACCAGTTTACCATTATAGAAAATGGTCAAAATAAACGGCCGGATGTATTGCTTTTTGTAAACGGTATTCCTCTGGTGGTGATGGAGCTGAAGAATGCAGCAGATGAAAATGCTACCATTCAGTCGGCCTTCCGGCAAATGGAAACATATAAAAAGGCGATTCCTTCTTTATTCACATACAACGGTTTTATAATAATATCTGATGGACTGGAAGCCCGCACAGGTTCACTATCGGCCGGCTTCAGCCGATTTATGGCTTGGAAATCTGCGGATGGCAAAGCCGAAGCTTCCCACCTGGTAAGCCAATTGGAAACGCTTATTATGGGGATGCTGAACAAGGAAGCTTTGATCGATTTAATCAGGCATTTCATTGTTTTTGAAAAATCGAAAAAGGAAGACTCGGCTACTGGAATCACTACCATTTCTACTGTTAAGAAACTAGCTGCTTACCACCAATATTATGCGGTGAATCGGGCAGTGGAATCTACCATAAGAGCCTCGGGGCTTTTACAGGATGAAATGTCTTCACTCAATTTGGTGGAGGAACCTCCGGAAAGCTATGGTATACCAAGTGTGAAGAATCAGCCAGTAGGTGACAGAAAAGGAGGGGTGGTATGGCACACGCAGGGGAGTGGCAAATCGTTATCCATGGTGTTTTATACTGGCAAAATAGTGCTGGCTATGCACAACCCAACCGTGCTGGTGATCACCGATCGCAATGACCTGGACGACCAGTTATTCGACACCTTTGCCGCATCCAAGCAATTATTGAGGCAGGAGCCTGTACAAGCTGAAGATCGGAATCACCTGAAAGAGTTGCTGAAAGTAGCATCCGGCGGGGTTGTCTTTACCACCATTCAAAAGTTTCAGCCCGAAGAGGGGAATGTATATGAGTTACTTTCCAACAGAAGGAATATTATAGTTATTGCCGATGAAGCACATCGAACACAATATGGCTTCAAGGCCAAAACGGTGGACGCTAAGGACTATCAGGGTAAAGTCACAGGGAAGAAAATAGTGTATGGCTTTGCTAAATACATGCGCGATGGGTTACCCAATGCCACCTATCTTGGCTTTACCGGAACGCCGATTGAAAATACAGATGTCAATACTCCTGCCGTTTTTGGCAATTATGTAGACATTTACGATATCGCACAGGCTGTTGAAGATGGCGCTACCGTAAGGATATTCTACGAAAGTCGATTGGCTAAAGTAAATCTGAGCGAAGAAGGCAAAAAACTGGTAGATGAACTGGACGAAGATCTAGACCAGGAAGACCTTAGCCAAACTCAAAAAGCTAAAGCCAAATGGACACAACTAGAAGCACTGATAGGTAGCCAGAACCGCCTCAACAATATAGCTAACGATATCATAAATCACTTTGAACAGCGACAATCAGTTTTTGAAGGAAAGGGTATGATCGTATCTATGAGCCGAAGAATTGCCGCAGAACTATATTCAGCTATTATAAAACTAAGGCCAGAATGGCATTCCGAGGATCTAAATAAAGGTGTGATAAAAGTAGTGATGACTTCTTCTTCGTCAGACGGTCCGGAAATCTCCAAACACCATACTACTAAGGAACAGCGGAGAAGACTTGCGGAGCGCATGAAAGAGCCTGATGATGAGCTGAAATTGGTCATTGTGCGTGATATGTGGCTCACAGGTTTCGATGCCCCAAGCATGCATACCCTGTACATTGATAAACCCATGAAAGGGCATAATCTGATGCAGGCCATTGCCAGGGTTAACCGCGTGTACAAAGACAAGCCCGGTGGTTTGATTGTAGATTACCTGGGGATAGCGGCTGATTTGAAAAGAGCGCTCTCCTTTTATGCAGATGCAGGCGGTAAGGGCGATCCCGCTACGGTGCAGGAACAGGCTGTGCATCTGATGCTGGAAAAAATTGAAGTAATCTCCCAAATGTACCATGGCTTTGCTTACGAAAATTATTTTGAAACGGATACTTCTGGAAAGCTGTCTCTTATCCTGGCTGCCGAGGAACATATCTTGGGATTGGAGAATGGCAAAAAACGGTACATAGATGAAGTTACCGCATTAAGCAAAGCCTTTGCCATCGCTATTCCACATGATCAAGCTCTCGATGCTAAAGATGAAGTAGCATTTTTCCAGGCTGTGAAAGCCCGCCTAGTAAAATTTGACAGTACCGGATCTGGAAGAACAGATGAAGAAATTGAAACAACTATTAGACAGGTAATAGACCAGGCACTGGTATCGGAACAGGTAATTGATGTATTCGACGCAGCAGGAATAAAGAAACCTGATATTTCTATTCTGTCAGAAGAATTCATGCTGGAATTGAAGGGAATGGAACATAAGAATATAGCATTGGAAGTGCTCAAGAAGTTATTGAACGATGAAATAAAATCGCGTGCTAAAAAGAACCTGGTGAAAAGCCAGACATTAATGGAGATGTTGGAACTATCCATTAAAAAGTACCACAATAAAATTCTTACTGCCGCCGAAGTGATTGAAGAACTTATTAAGCTGAGTAAGGATATTGTTCAAATGGACAATGAAGCGAAACAGATGGGGCTTTCTGACTTTGAATATGCATTTTACACTGCTGTAGCCAATAATGACAGCGCCCGCGAGTTGATGCAACAGGACAAGCTTCGCGAACTGGCCGTAGTGCTTACAGAAACTATACGTCAAAATGCTACCATCGACTGGACGATCAAGGAAAGTGTAAAAGCCAAACTAAAAGTAGCAGTGAAGCGTATTTTAAGGAAATATGGTTACCCTCCGGATATGCAAATGCTGGCTACAGAAACGGTTTTAAAGCAAGCGGAAATGATTGCGAATGAGTTGACGAATAAAGAACATTAAAAGAGAAATTCTACTCCAAAATCTATAAACAATATAATATGCATCCAGAATGGTATGGGAAAAATTATGGTAGCACTCATTTTGGAATAGCACGGAAGAATAAAACGTTTTATGTTAGGGAATATAACCCAGATGAAACGATTCCTGGGGATATTATATTACCTCAGCCTTTACATGATAATATAGCTGACAGAATGAAACCTTCTGTTTTCTACCCGAAAAACACCATAAAATTTGAATGGAAAGCCTCTTGGGGTTATTATGAGTTTCATTATTTGACTATATATTACAAAGAGATTCCTGTTCAATTTATTAATATAGCTACACCTGAAATAGTACTTCAGTATCTACTTGAGTATGTCGAAATTGATGAAATAGAAGTTTTGCGAAGACAAGTAATGTTTTTGCAAAACAAGTTACATAAAACAGAAGTATCGCTTACGGAGTACAAAACAAAATTTCAGACGGTAGATAAACTACATAAAGAATTATTGAATTCTCTGAAAAATAATACCTATTTCAAATGATTTCTAGCAGTTAACTGAAACTGTATTTCTAACTAAGGGCCAATACCTAAAAATATGTGAGTATTGAGCATAGGTATATTTAAAGGAGTTGAATATGCTGGATAATTTTTGACAATTATTAACCATTGCAACTTTCTAATGGAAATACAAAATATACTTAATGCTGCTAATGTAAACGTCCAAAAGCTTGAAAAAGGGTTGAAGCACATTGGGCTTACTTTATCCAGCTTTGATAGTGTTGCGGAAGAACAGGTTTCAGGTCTTATAGAGTTATTTAAAATAGCAGTTGATATTGATCCAAAGACAACAGCCAAGTTTACTAAAATGGATCTCAGGTCAAAACTTGAAAAGGTTTTAAAAGGCCAACGAATAAATCATAATAATCATATTGTTGACACAAAAGAAGCAACTGTAAAAGAGGTTGTTGCAAATGAGCAAATTAAGAAACCGCGACTAAATGTAAAACTTGATTCAAAAGACATTAATGCAGCTAAGAAAATAAAACTTGGAAAGGTTAAGTTTTTTGATCATCGGGTGAACAATTTTGGAATTATTGTTGGAATAGATGATGCTATTGAATGTCATGTGTCACCAACAAATATATTAACTCCACCCATAAATGATGATGATATTGTGGCTTATGAGCCAGTACTGAATAGGGATGGAAAATATAGGGCAGCAAGAGTATCTAAAAATATTCCTGTTTTTATATTCAATAAAGAGTCTTCGCAAATTTCTTATGCTTATCCACTTTTTGATAATCATTTAGAGAAAGAAATTACTTTAACAGGGAAGTATGAAACTGGATTTGCAACTGTAAGAGCAAAATACTATCGTGCGTCAAGTTGGAAAATTTCAGTTGTGCCTTCTGAAAATATTCCAAAAGCAAAATCTATTTCATATGGTAAAAACATAATTGTAAATCTTTTACCCAATCTAAATGATTATAAAGGCACTATTGAATGGCTAACCTTCTTGTTACAAACAGAACTTGTTGAATCGGACCTAGATTCAATATATAGTGAAGTTATTAACAAACTTGAACAGAAGACGATTCCGGAAATAAATAAGGAAGTAAAGAACATTAAGGATGGTTCATCTTTCAAATCTTATTTTGAAAAAAAGAAAAAGTCATTAAATAAGATAAGTTTTGTTTTATGGGCGTTGGGTGAAATTGAAAAACTTCCTAATGCTGTTAACCAAGCAGAAGTCGATATATGGCGTTTTGATATTTTACCATCTTTACATTGGCAGGCTTTACAACAGGTTATAACAAAGCTCTTTTCTGAACAAGGTCCAACAAAACAAGTTGAAGAATCCTACAAGCATTTAATTAGCCTAGGATGGGAAATCACAACAAAAGATGAATTGGAAAGAGTTATAGATTTCCTTTCCTCCTTTACAATAAAATTTCCTTTCATTGGATTTTCAGAGGCCGATTTTAAGTGCATAATTAATCAGTTCTATATTGAATTGTATAATAAAGGGCTGCTAAAAGAATTGACAGATGATCGTATTAAGCAATGTATCGAGGAAATACAATCAGACTCTGATAAAGCCCTTTTTATAGAGAAACAAACGCCTGAGAAAATACTCTCGTTTTACAATTTATTTCCTGGTCTATCAAGCTATAGGGAGAATTATTTTGCTGGTATACTGGATGCTGAAATTTCAAAAATCGAATTCTTGTGCTTTGACTTAGAATCCGATGGTGAGAATATAATTGAATTTGCCTGGAAAAGCAGATCAGAAGTAAAAAGTGAAGCAGATTTTAAGCAGCAGGAAGATGGGATTACGGAACTTGTATGGCTCTTAAATTCGGGCACCTTAATTATTGGTCAGAACATTAAAGAGTTTGACTTATCAGTTTTAGCTAATCATGGAGCTTCTCCTTCTTCTGATTGTATTTGGGATACTCTCGAGGTAGAAATGTTACTTAATCCCGGGCGATTTAGTTACGGACTTAAAACTCAACACAGTGCAACATCAGATACGGAGCTTACTTATCGTTTATTCAAAAATCAGTTATCAAGGATAATTGTTCTGCAAAGCAGTTTATCTGCTGTTAAAGAATTATTACCAGCAAAAGCTATCGAAGCAATTAACCTAGTTGGCAGCAATCCAAATTGGGATTTGTTGGATTATGAATATTTTGTAAAGCAATCAAATGAGTTTTTCCGTCCCAATCCGACAAACCAGAATATTTCTGAGCAAACATTTAATCAGCTCACACAAAAATTAAAAGAAGAGGGAAACAAGGTCGTAATTGCTCCCGAATTTTTATGGAACACATTATCCCATCAATTCGACCTCACATTTTATTCGGATAGTAAGTCCTTTGGCTTTTGCTTGAACAAAAATAAAATTGAAGCCAGTATTAGTGATGATAAGTTGCTAAAAGCAATTCTTTTACGTTTTGTAGATTTATATACTTCAAAAGGATTACAGCCTTATTTTCAGCACCTGCCTATTGCAATAAGATTAAAGTTAAACGGTGAGCAGGCTACTTTAATTTGTGACTATATTGAGGTTGATTTTGAAAGTATTAATCACAAACCTATCTGCGTTAAACCAACTGATATAGAAATTCTTAAAAAGCAGAAGCATAATTTTTCAGATTTAAAAGTAATTGTGGTTGGAAATGAATTGTACAACTTAACAAGTAAATTACAATTAGGCCAAGACCTTGATTTTGCTACAATTTTCGACCGATTGAAAAATGAACCCATTTGGCTGCAAATGTCAGGTGGTAAAAGTTTTATTGGTCTCGAGCAAAGTCATTGCAGGCAACTGGGTATTACGGAATTTCCTGAGTTTATTCAAAATATTTGGTTAGAAAAAATTGGAAAGGGTAAATTCAAAGTATGGTGTAATATAAACTTTGATACATGTATAAACGATTTGCCGCTTAATGAAGCTTCCTATATTGATTGGGTAGATGAAAACTTTACGAAAACAAAGTCATTCATAATAAGGCCAGATGCCAGGAAGTCCGGTTATATAGCAGAACAAAAAAGGGTAAATCCTGAATCATTGTATAGGAAAATATATTGGGTATATCAATTCAAATTATTTGAGGGCATTGGCAATACAAACAATCCAAAAGTTTTAATAGTAAACGATGAATCGGAAATTGAAAAGCTATCCGCTTATGCAAGGCGGAAAGGGTACTATATTCCCGATACACA from Chitinophaga filiformis carries:
- a CDS encoding type I restriction endonuclease subunit R, whose protein sequence is MTRITENSIEAYAIELLDRCGYEYIYAPDIAPDSETPERSNFEQVLLIERLQQAVRKINPYIPPDAQQEALREIQRITSPELIANNEAFHRLLTEGIPVTKWVDGEDRGDRVWLIDFNNPYNNEFVVSNQFTIIENGQNKRPDVLLFVNGIPLVVMELKNAADENATIQSAFRQMETYKKAIPSLFTYNGFIIISDGLEARTGSLSAGFSRFMAWKSADGKAEASHLVSQLETLIMGMLNKEALIDLIRHFIVFEKSKKEDSATGITTISTVKKLAAYHQYYAVNRAVESTIRASGLLQDEMSSLNLVEEPPESYGIPSVKNQPVGDRKGGVVWHTQGSGKSLSMVFYTGKIVLAMHNPTVLVITDRNDLDDQLFDTFAASKQLLRQEPVQAEDRNHLKELLKVASGGVVFTTIQKFQPEEGNVYELLSNRRNIIVIADEAHRTQYGFKAKTVDAKDYQGKVTGKKIVYGFAKYMRDGLPNATYLGFTGTPIENTDVNTPAVFGNYVDIYDIAQAVEDGATVRIFYESRLAKVNLSEEGKKLVDELDEDLDQEDLSQTQKAKAKWTQLEALIGSQNRLNNIANDIINHFEQRQSVFEGKGMIVSMSRRIAAELYSAIIKLRPEWHSEDLNKGVIKVVMTSSSSDGPEISKHHTTKEQRRRLAERMKEPDDELKLVIVRDMWLTGFDAPSMHTLYIDKPMKGHNLMQAIARVNRVYKDKPGGLIVDYLGIAADLKRALSFYADAGGKGDPATVQEQAVHLMLEKIEVISQMYHGFAYENYFETDTSGKLSLILAAEEHILGLENGKKRYIDEVTALSKAFAIAIPHDQALDAKDEVAFFQAVKARLVKFDSTGSGRTDEEIETTIRQVIDQALVSEQVIDVFDAAGIKKPDISILSEEFMLELKGMEHKNIALEVLKKLLNDEIKSRAKKNLVKSQTLMEMLELSIKKYHNKILTAAEVIEELIKLSKDIVQMDNEAKQMGLSDFEYAFYTAVANNDSARELMQQDKLRELAVVLTETIRQNATIDWTIKESVKAKLKVAVKRILRKYGYPPDMQMLATETVLKQAEMIANELTNKEH